The DNA segment ACCACTCGCCCTCTGCCCTGCTCTGGCCGCGTATGAGGAACATAACTGTGCAGACCAGGACCGGCAACGACGATTTGATCCGTTTGCAGGCCCCTGCGCTCAGCAGCCCCATTTTCAAAAGCTTGACTGGCCAAAGGCTCCACCACCCAGCGTTCTGCGTCTACAACTTGAGCTGGCGCGAGCCTTACAATCGCTCCAAACGCTCCAGTATTCCAAGCTGCGGTAAACACTTGCTTTCGAAAGGCATTTATCACCGGCACAATGATTGCCTGTGCAGTACTGTCCAACCGATGTTGGATTTGATTAGCTAACACTTCCAAGGTATCCACTGGAGCAACTGGTATGCGCCACGCCATAGCCAACATTTTGGCGGTGGCCAGTCCCACGCGGAGCCCCGTGAATGAACCTGGCCCCGAAGTAACGCTGATTAAGGCGGGACGCCTGCCGATTGCCTCCACCATGTGACCAATCGTAGATGCTAGACTTTGAATACTGCTGATATGTACCGGCAAGTCCTGGAATTCCAGAACTTGATGGTCTTCAGCGATTGCAACGCTGCCGTGTTGACCGGAACATTCGATGGCTAGATTCAACATTTTGACCGGTAATATTTAAGGCGGGGCAGAATGTCTGTATACCTAGGCCCGAACCCAATGGCGAGGACATCACGCTTGTGGTTCAATTCTGGCGTCAAACAGGGTTCCGGCAGTTTCGCCAGCCATTTACAATGCCTCCAACTATACTGCGATGCCAGTTAACTAAAACTGTCTGTGGAGTCCCTCTTGCGACAAGCCCTGATTAGCGACATTCATGGAAACCTGGAGGCTCTGTCAGCGGTCATGGCTGACATGGCGCATCGTAACGTCGATAGCATTGCCTGTCTGGGGGATATTGTGGGCTATGGTCCCAATCCCTGCCAGTGTCTGGACATCGTGATGCACAAAAGCTCGCTGACAATTCTGGGCAATCACGACCAAGCAGCACTGTTTGACCCCGACAGCTTTAATCCGGTGGCTCTCCGCGCCGTGTACTGGACGCGCGACGAATTGGACCGTGGACCTGGCTTAGCTTCGGTTATCAACGGCCGCTGGGATTTTTTGAGCGAGTTGCCTAAGTTTCATCGCAGTGGCAATGTGATGTATGTGCATGGGTCGCCGCGTGACCCCACCGATGAATACGTGTTTCCAGAAACCATTTACGACGAAAATCGCATCCGGCTGTTGTTTGAGCGCGTCCAGGGTGTGTGCTTTCAGGGACACACGCACATGCCAGGCGTATTCACGACAAAGCTAGAGTTTATCACGCCAGAAGACTGTGACTATCGATACCCAGTGGGCGATGAAAAGCTGATGATCAATGTCGGCTCGGTTGGTCAGCCTCGCGATGAAGACAATCGCGCCTGCTATACCATCTATGACAACAGTCGCAAGATGATCGAATTTTATCGTGTGCCCTATGATTTTGAGACTACTGCCACCAAGATTTATGGTATTCCCGATCTAGACAACATGTTAGGCGATCGTTTGAGAACCGGCCGGTAAGTCGGTTGGCCACTAGGTATACGCCGGAGGATTGCATCGGTGCGACGCGCCATCGTCAGTGACATCCATGGCAATTTGGAAGCCCTTCAAGCTGTGCTGGCTGATGCTCGGGCCCAGGGTTGCACGCAGATTTTGTGTTTAGGTGACATCGTCGGCTATGGTCCACAGCCTGCTGCCTGCGTGGACTTGGTTCGCGCATTTGATGCAACCATCTTAGGAAATCATGATCTGGCGGCGCTGTTTGATCCCGAAGGCTTTAGCAGCACCGCTGAACAGGCCATTCTGTGGACTCGACGGCAATTGGAATCGGCCGACACGCCTGAAAAATGTATTCAGCGTTTGGATTTTCTAGCCAACCTGCCGCGTACACGTCGTGAGGGCTCGCTGCTGTTTGTGCATGGATCGGTGCGCAATCCCCTCAACGAATACGTGTTTCCCGAAGATGTTTACAACAGTCGCAAAATTGAAAAATTATTCTCCATGATCCAGCGAGTTTGCTTTCAGGGGCACACTCACGTTGCCGGTGTCTTTACCGATGATCTTAACTTTCGGCGCCCGGAGGAGATCGGCTATCGCTACGAACTCGGGCAGGACAAGGCGATGATCAATGTGGGCTCCGTCGGCCAACCGCGCGATGGCGACTGGCGCAGTTGTTACGCCATTTTGGAGGACAACACCGTGCATTTTCGTCGCGTGGATTACGACGTGGAGGCCACCATCGACAGGATTTATCAGACTCCAGAACTGGACAATTCGCTGGGCGATCGTCTGCGCGATGGCCGGTAGCTCGGCAATCATGTATGCAGTTGTCGTGCGACCAGTTGTGTCGCCCCGCGCAAAAGGCTGATTCGCCCTGAGGCGACTCGCGACCCTTGGTGGCTTCCACAGCAATTTCCCGAGTCGTTTGCGAAATTGTGTGGGTTTCATAGTTGCTTCCGGGGCGTGGATGTTTCAGAATAGAGCGTCCAGGCGGATACTGCTGTTCGTTCGCCACTGGCCTCTTGGAATCGTCACCTGCATCATGTCTCAGACTCTTTCCTTGCGCGTGCTGCAAGGCGCAGATCGAGGGCGTGTGTTCCACAACCTGGTACCACCCATCACCATTGGTCGCGAGGAGGGGAATTTAGTTCAATTGAATGATGAACGCGTCAGCCGTTTTCATATCAAAATTCAAGAAGACGACGGTCGCGTGGTAGTGACCGATTTGGACAGCACCAACGGAACTCGTGTCAACGGCCAGGTATGCAATCTGAAAATCTTGCGCAGCGGTGATACGATTTCGGTAGGGCGTACAGTGTTGTTGGTGCGCAAAGATGCAGTACCTGCCGAATCTGTGGATCCGCAATCTGAATTGGCAGTTGAGGCAACTTACCAAGATCCCGAAGATCTGAAGATTTGTACGCCCAATCTTCCACACGGCATGAGACCTGGCCAGGCAGCCGAGCTGCGCGAATTGCTGGATCACATTCATGCAGCTATGCGGCAGATTCTGGAAAATAGTTTCGTAGACGAGAAAGAGCAGAAAGTGATCATTGACCAGTCCGCTTGGGAAAAGTTGCTGTCGATCCAAGGTGATATTTCAACTTGGATTCGAACTATCGAAGATCCGCAAACCAGCCAGTCGTAGCCACTCTATCGGCTGCACTCGAGTGTGATATGCTAGGCGACTTAGGGTCTGCGCCTGGGTGCTGGATGAAGTACCTTGGGCCGCCGAACGTCCGAGGTTCAGTTCGGGTATTTCATTTGGAACGGTGGTTGATGAGTCGTCGATTTGTTCATCTGCATTGCCATAGCCACTACAGCCTGTTGGATGGCGCCAGTTCGATCGACAAGCTGATTGCCAAGGCCAAAGCCAATGGCATGAATGCCTTGGCATTGACGGACCATGGCAATTTGCACGGGGCGCTGGAGTTTTATCAGAAGGCCAAGAAGGCCGACATCAATCCAATCATCGGTTACGAGGCGTACGTGGCCCCTGAATCGCGCTGGTCGCGCGGTAATGCGACATCGTCCAAAGAAGCCGCCTTTCACTTGACACTGTTAGCCCAAAATCGCGTCGGCTTTCA comes from the Pirellulaceae bacterium genome and includes:
- the tsaB gene encoding tRNA (adenosine(37)-N6)-threonylcarbamoyltransferase complex dimerization subunit type 1 TsaB, with the translated sequence MLNLAIECSGQHGSVAIAEDHQVLEFQDLPVHISSIQSLASTIGHMVEAIGRRPALISVTSGPGSFTGLRVGLATAKMLAMAWRIPVAPVDTLEVLANQIQHRLDSTAQAIIVPVINAFRKQVFTAAWNTGAFGAIVRLAPAQVVDAERWVVEPLASQAFENGAAERRGLQTDQIVVAGPGLHSYVPHTRPEQGRGRVVVLDPLAPSARWVAQVGWQMFQAGLHVSPAEVTACYVRASAAEEKVR
- a CDS encoding metallophosphoesterase family protein, which encodes MRQALISDIHGNLEALSAVMADMAHRNVDSIACLGDIVGYGPNPCQCLDIVMHKSSLTILGNHDQAALFDPDSFNPVALRAVYWTRDELDRGPGLASVINGRWDFLSELPKFHRSGNVMYVHGSPRDPTDEYVFPETIYDENRIRLLFERVQGVCFQGHTHMPGVFTTKLEFITPEDCDYRYPVGDEKLMINVGSVGQPRDEDNRACYTIYDNSRKMIEFYRVPYDFETTATKIYGIPDLDNMLGDRLRTGR
- a CDS encoding metallophosphoesterase family protein; the encoded protein is MRRAIVSDIHGNLEALQAVLADARAQGCTQILCLGDIVGYGPQPAACVDLVRAFDATILGNHDLAALFDPEGFSSTAEQAILWTRRQLESADTPEKCIQRLDFLANLPRTRREGSLLFVHGSVRNPLNEYVFPEDVYNSRKIEKLFSMIQRVCFQGHTHVAGVFTDDLNFRRPEEIGYRYELGQDKAMINVGSVGQPRDGDWRSCYAILEDNTVHFRRVDYDVEATIDRIYQTPELDNSLGDRLRDGR
- a CDS encoding FHA domain-containing protein: MSQTLSLRVLQGADRGRVFHNLVPPITIGREEGNLVQLNDERVSRFHIKIQEDDGRVVVTDLDSTNGTRVNGQVCNLKILRSGDTISVGRTVLLVRKDAVPAESVDPQSELAVEATYQDPEDLKICTPNLPHGMRPGQAAELRELLDHIHAAMRQILENSFVDEKEQKVIIDQSAWEKLLSIQGDISTWIRTIEDPQTSQS